The following proteins come from a genomic window of Pyxidicoccus sp. MSG2:
- a CDS encoding type VI secretion system protein IglI family protein: MADAALIPVPFDGTLLEQPLQGPPPPASEGDAPDARIEAFTEAVARGDYAGAARGAEALLRESVYDARLVGPYLFGAFHEHGLLTMAGIFRSVHQVLTTSHAALGPEDKRDVFTDTGLRWLLRTLNKHLAHQEKKRDATWQRWCEPDNRVPLEEALSLTEPILTALATTLPKNGCEEPFRNLTLWLTRHVQSLPRPAPPEPISAPTAATSEPIPAAPAPAPVAPPPAPGLPISPAMALLLRKLEAFDTLLAKGEVTKAGVVASDVVATVERFDPRVYLPSLFSRFYSGLSTHARELEPFLHEADSLPQRALEQLYRVDLEAFMSQPVSRRGEED; the protein is encoded by the coding sequence ATGGCTGACGCGGCCCTCATCCCCGTCCCCTTCGACGGCACGCTGCTGGAGCAGCCGCTGCAAGGCCCGCCTCCTCCAGCCTCCGAGGGCGACGCGCCCGACGCGAGAATCGAGGCCTTCACCGAGGCCGTCGCCCGGGGTGACTATGCTGGCGCAGCCCGAGGCGCGGAGGCGCTACTGCGCGAGAGCGTCTACGACGCGCGGCTCGTCGGCCCGTACCTCTTCGGCGCCTTCCACGAGCACGGGCTCCTCACCATGGCGGGCATCTTCCGCTCCGTGCACCAGGTGCTCACCACGAGCCACGCGGCGCTCGGCCCCGAGGACAAGCGCGACGTCTTCACCGACACCGGCCTGCGCTGGCTGCTGCGCACGCTGAACAAGCACCTCGCACACCAGGAGAAGAAACGAGACGCGACCTGGCAGCGCTGGTGCGAGCCCGACAACCGCGTCCCGCTGGAGGAGGCGCTCTCCCTCACCGAGCCCATCCTCACCGCGCTCGCCACCACCCTGCCGAAGAACGGGTGCGAGGAGCCCTTCCGCAACCTCACCCTCTGGCTGACCCGCCACGTCCAGTCCCTGCCCCGGCCCGCGCCTCCCGAGCCCATCTCCGCGCCCACTGCCGCAACGAGCGAGCCAATTCCGGCCGCACCCGCACCAGCTCCCGTGGCACCGCCCCCCGCACCGGGCCTGCCCATCTCCCCGGCCATGGCGCTGCTGCTGCGCAAGCTGGAGGCGTTCGACACGCTGCTGGCGAAGGGCGAGGTCACCAAGGCGGGCGTGGTGGCCTCGGACGTGGTGGCCACGGTGGAGCGCTTCGACCCGCGCGTCTACCTGCCGTCGCTCTTCTCGCGCTTCTACAGCGGCTTGAGCACACACGCGCGTGAGCTGGAACCCTTCCTGCATGAGGCCGACTCACTGCCCCAGCGCGCCCTGGAGCAGCTCTACCGCGTGGACCTGGAAGCCTTCATGTCCCAGCCCGTGAGCCGGCGCGGAGAGGAGGACTGA
- a CDS encoding DUF4280 domain-containing protein produces the protein MGVQVVMGAMLQCSFGVAPSSLVVLPANKVMGTTPLANIMDNKPILNIPPFGMCQSLANPMVAAATAAALGVLTPMPCIPATAAPWVPGCPKVLVGNMPALESNSKLMCSYGGVIQVVTPGQFKVIDG, from the coding sequence ATGGGCGTCCAGGTGGTGATGGGAGCAATGCTGCAATGCAGCTTCGGCGTCGCGCCCTCCTCGCTCGTCGTCCTGCCCGCCAACAAGGTGATGGGCACGACGCCCTTGGCGAACATCATGGACAACAAGCCCATCCTCAACATCCCGCCCTTCGGGATGTGCCAGTCGCTCGCCAACCCCATGGTGGCGGCGGCGACGGCGGCGGCCCTGGGCGTGCTGACACCCATGCCCTGCATCCCCGCTACCGCCGCGCCGTGGGTGCCGGGCTGCCCCAAGGTGCTCGTGGGGAACATGCCCGCGCTGGAGAGCAACTCGAAGCTGATGTGCTCGTACGGCGGCGTCATCCAGGTCGTCACTCCCGGCCAGTTCAAGGTCATCGATGGCTGA
- a CDS encoding long-chain fatty acid--CoA ligase → MPFDLRDILRQLDADLPDWRQQSWTDSDGFAMALAAHHASRGAPAPKSRPGQHHDFFHDLVTRHADSGGVALRAWDPLRGWQTLGYRELQDRASRRAAEWASQGVKPGAKLCLLYGVGPELLVSLMAALKLGTCVSLLPPVGTHFLSRRLSKLAPAHVAAESHQAPLLKGFEPLLLRSRGDAAPAFTSHTYRPDEPVALLFSPLVDPTDTPVPLSAEAAWRGALCDGVLTFGLGPGDHLAAPGFHFLQHQPALLLATLLRGATFLHLEPADVERAPGLLTEHPLRALGVSPALRDALLRARSGPLRNVAHWFRSADEPLDWQAWRDWVRQCDLVAVPCSNVLVDASAGGAVLTSGRRVADLHTGIAPAPGRAWALRDLNMSGQEAAGDVGVFTLLPDKKRPPGYVVLTRGRGTFLFAGTRDARREGRVYPAAEVAAALADLTFCAGASVSIVPTGGTPGHHRHVLLVFTGAEAADVFEREAGPRRQEIRRRLELRLGAEHLPDRTELFPMYPRRTKDGRVDDAWCRSQYLTGALHRKSSDPMFQALTALRGRVLETADAPGDGIPSGAKS, encoded by the coding sequence ATGCCCTTCGACCTTCGCGACATCCTCCGCCAGCTCGACGCGGACCTGCCGGACTGGCGCCAGCAGAGCTGGACCGATTCGGACGGCTTCGCCATGGCACTCGCCGCCCACCACGCGAGCCGGGGTGCGCCCGCGCCCAAGAGCCGGCCCGGACAGCACCATGACTTCTTCCATGACCTCGTCACCCGGCACGCCGACTCGGGCGGGGTGGCCCTGCGCGCGTGGGACCCGCTGCGCGGCTGGCAGACGCTGGGCTACCGGGAGCTCCAGGACCGCGCCTCGCGCCGCGCCGCCGAGTGGGCCTCGCAGGGCGTGAAGCCCGGCGCGAAGCTGTGCCTCCTGTATGGCGTTGGACCGGAGTTGCTCGTCTCGCTCATGGCCGCCCTGAAGCTGGGCACCTGCGTCAGCCTGCTGCCACCCGTGGGCACGCACTTCCTCTCGCGCAGGCTCTCGAAGCTCGCGCCGGCCCACGTCGCCGCCGAGTCGCACCAGGCGCCGCTCCTCAAGGGCTTCGAGCCGCTGCTGCTGCGCTCGCGCGGAGACGCCGCGCCCGCCTTCACCTCACACACGTACCGCCCCGACGAGCCGGTGGCCCTCCTCTTCTCTCCCCTGGTGGACCCGACGGACACACCCGTGCCCCTCTCCGCGGAAGCGGCGTGGCGAGGCGCGCTGTGCGACGGGGTGCTCACCTTCGGCCTCGGTCCCGGGGACCACCTGGCCGCGCCCGGCTTCCACTTCCTCCAGCATCAGCCAGCCCTGCTGCTGGCCACGCTGCTGCGCGGCGCCACCTTCCTCCACCTGGAGCCCGCGGACGTCGAGCGAGCGCCTGGCCTCCTCACCGAACATCCGCTGCGCGCGCTCGGGGTCTCGCCCGCCCTGAGGGACGCGCTGCTGCGCGCGCGCTCGGGCCCCCTTCGCAATGTGGCGCACTGGTTCCGCTCCGCCGACGAGCCCCTGGACTGGCAGGCATGGCGGGACTGGGTGCGCCAGTGCGACCTCGTCGCCGTGCCCTGTTCCAACGTCCTCGTCGACGCGAGCGCGGGCGGCGCGGTGCTCACCTCGGGGCGGAGGGTGGCGGACCTCCACACGGGCATCGCTCCCGCTCCGGGACGGGCCTGGGCCCTGCGCGACCTCAACATGAGCGGGCAGGAGGCGGCGGGCGACGTGGGCGTCTTCACGCTGCTGCCGGACAAGAAGCGGCCTCCCGGCTACGTCGTCCTCACGCGCGGGCGCGGCACGTTCCTCTTCGCCGGGACGCGTGACGCCCGACGTGAGGGTCGCGTCTATCCCGCCGCCGAGGTGGCCGCAGCGCTCGCGGACCTGACGTTCTGTGCCGGAGCCTCGGTGTCAATCGTCCCCACGGGCGGTACTCCGGGCCATCATCGACACGTGCTGCTCGTCTTCACGGGGGCGGAAGCCGCGGACGTCTTCGAGCGCGAGGCCGGGCCGCGCCGCCAGGAAATCCGCCGCCGTCTGGAGCTGCGGCTGGGCGCCGAGCACCTGCCGGACCGCACCGAGCTGTTCCCGATGTACCCGCGACGGACGAAGGACGGCCGAGTTGATGATGCGTGGTGCCGCTCGCAGTACCTCACCGGCGCGCTCCACCGGAAGTCCTCGGACCCGATGTTCCAGGCGCTGACCGCGCTGCGAGGCCGCGTGCTGGAGACGGCGGACGCGCCGGGCGACGGCATCCCCTCGGGCGCGAAGTCGTAG
- a CDS encoding myxosortase-dependent M36 family metallopeptidase gives MKSRIRTLASLALALASAEAGAGRMPNHDALPESAPSMRASAEESVIPNARVLHRDARLGVPTFVWVSKPTPSKSSPTSLRAEAPYARLAPAAAALAQLDALAPLYGGRSLAQLGASVARVSRNEQGTSVVTLKQELDGLEVFRGSVNLLLDRQNALVAASGHLSSDTGWSTTRPANAFRLSASEATSAAYLDLTGQRLDAGLLQPTGAPAGRYTRYELASFARPLEVGLRIPARVKPVLFELPDGLVPAHYVELNTGAPGSTTSDYYAYVISAKDGRVLFRKDLTADATHSYRVWADSTPPFQPFAGPAGNDPIPHPTGTPDGYSPTLIAPNLVTLDSVPFSRNDPWLAAGATETTGNNAEAYADLSAPDGLSAGDPHARTTDTDSFDHPYDFNLLPYETSDQLQAAITQLFYMNNWLHDWYYDAGFTEQDGNAQVDNYGRGGVGGDSILAEAQDYGGVNNANMSTPADGARPRMQMYIFPGSTVNGGLTVTAPADVARGYDFAPAAFGPPVFTTTAQVVQALDASDPVGASTTDGCSALTNAADVAGRIAFVDRGTCSLQLKVLNAQAAGAVGVIVANDSSPMPGGMGASATLAQPTIGSLLVSRTDGDLLRSRLDASVTATLSRRPVGDRDGTIDAGIVAHEWGHYISNRLIHDGSGLSNNQGRGMGEGWADFHALLLAVREEDAQAASNPDWTGTFAVGEYATRNIVPRNSAYFGIRRVPYSVDFKKNPLTFKHIAAGNALPATWQGTPIPYSPSFRTDGVDNAEVHNTGEVWATMLWECYVSLLRTHPFAEARQRMKSYIVAGYKLTPASPTVLEARDALLAAVYATDPEDYPRFADAFARRGAGIGAVAPDRDSTTQTGVVESFRTGADVAFVSAELTADDAMRTCDVDDYLDNGEAGRLRITLRNIGVTPLQATSATVTADNPAVQLANGGVVTFPSVGLFETATVDLPVTLAGATARSTVNLTIAYRDGNGVATGDKLAKLAVKVEQDELPQTSATESVESHQLPWEMTSARGGDAFVVSQDGAYGRAFLGVDVGHGADFALVTPELHVGTGEFSFTFRHRYAFENDGLSYYDGGVLELSEDGGQTWTDLGNSITSNGYTGTLATYDGNVNPLSGRRAFRGVSFAFSQKQLVSTKVNLGTAHAGKTVLIRFRIGTDEGGANVGWLIDDIAFTGLTHLPFTTIADEQGLCTTGVVSANAGADRVADENTDVSLGGSGTTQAGGTLTWRWEQVTGPLVVLNGANTATPSFTAPEVFADTTLTFRLTVSDGGMRDKDLVEVLVRQVNKAPMAAAGPAQAVDEGSTVTLQGGGEDPDGDALVHFTWTQVSGPPVTLSGANTATPTFTAPEVQSSPVDLVFQLVVGDGLLESQLTTTTVTVRNAPRAPTVSADPDLSAQGGGSVTLSATGTDPEQGTLTYAWSQTSGPTVQLQDADKASASFSAPAVSTSTTLTFVVKVTAESGLSAEDTVSVVVNPAPVVQPKASGCSSTGTSSATALPLALLLLALLERRRTA, from the coding sequence GTGAAAAGCCGAATCAGAACCCTTGCCAGTCTTGCCCTGGCGCTCGCGAGCGCCGAGGCGGGTGCCGGCAGGATGCCCAACCACGACGCGCTTCCCGAGAGCGCCCCCTCCATGCGTGCCTCGGCGGAGGAGAGCGTCATCCCGAACGCCCGAGTCCTCCACCGCGATGCACGACTCGGCGTGCCGACCTTCGTCTGGGTCTCGAAGCCTACCCCCTCGAAGTCATCCCCCACGAGCCTGCGCGCGGAGGCGCCGTACGCGCGGCTCGCCCCCGCCGCGGCGGCACTCGCCCAGCTCGACGCCCTGGCCCCGCTGTACGGCGGCCGCTCGCTGGCGCAGTTGGGGGCGTCCGTCGCCCGCGTCAGCCGCAATGAGCAGGGCACCTCGGTGGTGACGCTCAAGCAGGAGCTCGACGGCCTCGAGGTGTTCCGCGGCTCCGTCAACCTGCTGCTCGACAGGCAGAACGCGCTGGTCGCGGCCTCGGGCCACCTCTCGTCGGACACGGGCTGGAGCACCACCCGCCCCGCCAACGCGTTCCGGCTGAGCGCTTCGGAGGCCACCTCGGCCGCCTACCTGGACCTCACCGGCCAGCGGCTCGACGCGGGCCTGCTGCAGCCCACGGGTGCTCCCGCCGGGCGCTACACCCGCTATGAGCTGGCCTCCTTCGCGCGGCCGCTCGAGGTGGGCCTGCGCATCCCCGCGCGCGTCAAGCCGGTCCTCTTCGAGCTGCCCGACGGCCTGGTGCCGGCCCACTACGTGGAGCTGAACACCGGGGCGCCGGGCTCCACCACCTCGGACTACTACGCGTACGTCATCAGCGCGAAGGATGGCCGGGTGCTCTTCCGCAAGGACCTCACCGCGGACGCCACCCACTCCTACCGCGTGTGGGCCGACTCCACGCCGCCCTTCCAGCCCTTCGCGGGCCCGGCGGGGAACGACCCGATTCCGCACCCGACGGGCACCCCCGACGGATACTCCCCCACCCTCATCGCGCCCAACCTCGTCACGCTCGACAGCGTGCCGTTCAGCCGCAACGACCCCTGGCTCGCCGCGGGGGCCACGGAGACGACGGGCAACAACGCCGAGGCCTACGCGGACCTGAGCGCACCGGACGGGCTCAGCGCGGGGGACCCGCACGCGCGGACCACCGACACCGACAGCTTCGACCATCCCTACGACTTCAACCTGCTGCCCTACGAGACGTCCGACCAGCTCCAGGCCGCCATCACGCAGTTGTTCTACATGAACAACTGGCTCCACGACTGGTACTACGACGCCGGCTTCACGGAGCAGGACGGCAACGCCCAGGTGGACAACTACGGGCGCGGCGGCGTCGGCGGGGACAGCATCCTTGCCGAGGCGCAGGACTACGGCGGCGTCAACAACGCCAACATGTCCACCCCGGCGGATGGCGCCCGCCCGCGCATGCAGATGTACATCTTCCCCGGCTCCACCGTGAACGGAGGTCTCACGGTGACCGCACCGGCCGACGTCGCGCGCGGCTACGACTTCGCCCCGGCCGCGTTCGGTCCGCCGGTCTTCACCACCACGGCCCAGGTGGTCCAGGCCCTCGATGCGTCGGACCCGGTGGGCGCCTCCACGACGGATGGCTGCTCTGCCCTCACCAACGCCGCGGACGTGGCCGGCAGGATTGCCTTCGTCGACCGTGGCACCTGCTCCTTGCAGTTGAAGGTGCTCAACGCCCAGGCCGCGGGGGCCGTAGGCGTCATCGTCGCGAACGACTCGAGCCCGATGCCCGGCGGCATGGGCGCGAGCGCGACGCTCGCCCAGCCCACCATCGGTTCGTTGCTGGTCTCGAGGACGGACGGCGACCTCCTCAGGTCCAGGCTCGACGCCAGCGTGACGGCCACCCTGAGCAGGCGCCCGGTGGGAGACCGGGATGGCACCATCGACGCCGGCATCGTGGCGCACGAGTGGGGCCACTACATCAGCAACCGTCTCATCCATGACGGCTCGGGCCTCTCCAACAACCAGGGCCGCGGCATGGGCGAGGGCTGGGCGGACTTCCACGCGCTGCTGCTCGCCGTGCGCGAGGAGGATGCGCAGGCCGCCTCCAACCCGGACTGGACCGGCACCTTCGCCGTCGGCGAGTACGCGACGCGCAACATCGTCCCGCGAAACAGCGCCTACTTCGGAATCCGCCGCGTCCCCTACTCGGTGGACTTCAAGAAGAACCCGCTGACCTTCAAGCACATCGCCGCGGGCAATGCGCTGCCGGCGACCTGGCAGGGCACGCCCATCCCCTACTCCCCCTCCTTCCGCACGGATGGCGTCGACAACGCGGAGGTCCACAACACCGGTGAGGTGTGGGCCACCATGCTCTGGGAGTGCTACGTCTCGCTGCTGCGGACCCATCCGTTCGCCGAGGCGCGGCAGCGCATGAAGAGCTACATCGTCGCGGGCTACAAGCTGACGCCCGCCTCGCCCACGGTGCTCGAGGCGCGGGATGCGCTGCTCGCGGCCGTCTACGCGACGGACCCGGAGGACTACCCGCGCTTCGCGGACGCGTTCGCACGGCGCGGCGCGGGCATCGGCGCGGTGGCGCCGGACCGCGACTCGACGACCCAGACGGGTGTGGTGGAGAGCTTCCGGACCGGCGCGGACGTGGCGTTCGTGTCGGCGGAGCTCACCGCCGACGACGCGATGCGCACCTGCGACGTGGACGACTACCTGGACAACGGTGAGGCCGGCCGCCTCCGCATCACCCTGCGCAACATCGGTGTCACCCCGCTGCAGGCGACGAGCGCCACCGTCACGGCGGACAACCCGGCCGTGCAGCTGGCCAATGGTGGCGTGGTGACGTTCCCGAGCGTCGGCCTCTTCGAGACCGCCACGGTCGACCTGCCGGTGACGCTCGCCGGCGCGACGGCCCGCTCCACGGTCAACCTCACCATCGCCTACCGCGACGGCAACGGGGTGGCCACCGGCGACAAGCTCGCGAAGCTCGCGGTGAAGGTGGAGCAGGACGAGCTGCCGCAGACGTCCGCCACCGAGTCGGTGGAGTCGCACCAGCTGCCGTGGGAGATGACGTCCGCCAGGGGCGGAGATGCGTTCGTGGTGAGCCAGGACGGGGCGTACGGCCGGGCCTTCCTCGGCGTGGACGTGGGACACGGCGCGGACTTCGCGCTCGTCACCCCGGAGCTCCATGTGGGGACGGGGGAGTTCTCCTTCACCTTCCGGCACCGCTACGCCTTCGAGAACGACGGGTTGAGCTACTACGACGGCGGCGTGCTCGAGCTGTCCGAGGACGGCGGCCAGACCTGGACCGACCTCGGCAACAGCATCACCTCCAACGGCTACACCGGCACCCTGGCCACCTATGACGGCAACGTCAACCCGCTGAGCGGGCGCCGGGCCTTCCGCGGTGTGAGCTTCGCGTTCTCGCAGAAGCAGCTGGTCTCCACGAAGGTGAACCTCGGAACCGCCCATGCCGGGAAGACGGTCCTCATCCGCTTCCGCATCGGCACGGACGAGGGCGGCGCCAACGTTGGCTGGCTCATCGACGACATCGCCTTCACGGGCCTCACCCACCTCCCGTTCACCACCATCGCCGACGAGCAGGGCCTCTGCACGACCGGCGTGGTGAGCGCGAACGCGGGCGCGGACAGAGTCGCCGACGAGAACACGGATGTGAGCCTCGGCGGAAGCGGGACGACCCAGGCCGGCGGCACGCTGACCTGGCGGTGGGAGCAGGTCACCGGGCCCCTCGTGGTGCTCAATGGGGCGAACACGGCCACTCCGAGCTTCACCGCCCCCGAGGTGTTCGCCGACACGACGCTCACCTTCCGGCTGACCGTGTCGGACGGTGGGATGCGTGACAAGGACCTCGTCGAGGTCCTCGTGCGCCAGGTGAACAAGGCGCCGATGGCAGCCGCGGGGCCCGCGCAGGCCGTGGACGAGGGCAGCACCGTGACGCTCCAGGGCGGCGGCGAGGACCCTGACGGGGACGCGCTGGTGCACTTCACCTGGACCCAGGTGTCCGGCCCCCCTGTCACGCTCTCCGGGGCGAACACCGCGACGCCGACCTTCACGGCGCCCGAGGTGCAGTCCTCTCCGGTGGACCTCGTCTTCCAGCTCGTCGTCGGCGACGGCCTGCTGGAGAGCCAGCTCACCACGACGACGGTGACGGTCCGCAACGCGCCGCGCGCTCCCACCGTGAGCGCGGACCCGGACCTCTCCGCGCAGGGCGGCGGCTCCGTCACCCTCAGCGCCACCGGCACGGACCCGGAGCAAGGCACGCTCACCTATGCGTGGAGCCAGACGTCCGGCCCGACGGTGCAGTTGCAGGATGCGGACAAGGCCAGCGCCAGCTTCTCCGCTCCCGCCGTGAGCACCTCCACGACGCTCACCTTCGTGGTGAAGGTCACCGCCGAGAGCGGCCTGTCCGCGGAGGACACCGTGTCGGTGGTGGTGAACCCGGCGCCAGTGGTGCAGCCGAAGGCATCCGGGTGCTCGTCGACGGGGACCTCGAGCGCGACGGCGCTGCCGCTGGCGCTCCTGCTCCTCGCATTGCTCGAGCGTCGGCGCACCGCGTAG
- a CDS encoding Ig-like domain-containing protein, whose product MKWIVHRHLFSLALVGWVTVALSSGCDSDTSKTVKSLAIAPASLSLAAGTRGEVQATATFEDGSTQSVTAEATWTSSDAAVATVSSDASSPRKVDAKDRGQAQVRATYASLTAEAQVQVTDATLVSLALTPASPSLAVGLSEQLTATGTFTDGSTQGLDADVTWTSSDAAVATVSDAGLVRAVAPGHVTLKATRGTVEATTDVTVTPATVTAISVGPADAFMASGSTLPLLATATLSDGTSADVSTEAEWSSSDASILKVTGRNARGQAVGSARIAAAFRGVSGSTQVTVAEATALAVTPTTSQLTTGHKVQLKAEATLTGGHTQDVTGSATWASSNLDVAVISLDAATRGEATAVGAGSSTVTATFNGLSATAQVSAALMRVTATVPTFQPLEDGVLSFNARLTSTLPATMPLRWKLTLGRKGLPPAADEPFVGQAIQYFSGAAGEDPQRPETWSSFETDASGVGFIGPESGVPVGTTQLQSGAGQTTPLRLKFPYKGSYTLTLELYDLTDSGAPARIDEPTTLDLIVGSIRAPAASELLLYVASTNNDIDSEAVWPQAFSVYPDGTQLHQLTPVTAPVVLPRDTHSEVTRSPDRKTVAWVDGRDMSGGIFSQGLIYLADADGSNVRRLTQADASLCGEREVEFSPDGKWIAFVRSCSSDPAPGRSSTEFQFIIRTDGTDERRVFIPGHNDMPAPTPISSFGFGVFSRDSSTLYTVEFPAAGNRLWAWSLADGSSRLVVDFAIKGQEYASISKFPMVLPNGDLLYHYVNDEMSSDNWLERIKPDGTGREIVRPIGLSELDARYLQGRFALSPDGTRVAYAQWDDVATGYTITVSDLDGSNAVPMGNAPAYYVGRISWVK is encoded by the coding sequence ATGAAATGGATTGTCCATCGCCACCTCTTCAGCCTCGCGCTGGTGGGGTGGGTGACCGTCGCGTTGTCCTCAGGCTGCGACAGCGACACATCGAAGACCGTGAAGTCGCTCGCCATCGCGCCGGCGAGCCTCTCGCTCGCGGCGGGCACTCGCGGCGAAGTGCAGGCCACGGCCACCTTCGAGGACGGCAGCACGCAGAGCGTCACCGCGGAGGCCACGTGGACGTCGAGCGATGCCGCGGTGGCCACCGTCTCCAGCGACGCGAGCAGCCCGCGCAAGGTGGATGCGAAGGACAGGGGCCAGGCGCAGGTGCGCGCCACCTACGCGTCCCTCACCGCCGAGGCGCAGGTGCAGGTGACGGATGCCACGCTCGTCTCGCTGGCGCTCACCCCCGCGAGCCCGTCCCTCGCCGTGGGCCTGTCCGAGCAGCTGACGGCGACGGGCACCTTCACGGACGGCAGCACGCAGGGCCTCGATGCCGACGTCACCTGGACGTCCTCGGACGCGGCGGTCGCCACCGTCTCGGACGCGGGACTCGTGCGCGCCGTCGCGCCGGGCCACGTCACGCTCAAGGCCACGCGCGGCACGGTGGAGGCCACCACCGACGTAACGGTGACGCCGGCGACCGTGACGGCCATCAGCGTCGGCCCTGCTGACGCCTTCATGGCCAGCGGCAGCACCCTGCCGCTGCTCGCCACGGCCACCCTGTCCGATGGCACCAGCGCCGACGTCTCCACCGAGGCCGAGTGGAGCTCCAGCGATGCCAGCATCCTGAAGGTGACCGGGCGCAATGCGCGCGGCCAGGCCGTGGGCAGCGCCCGTATCGCCGCCGCCTTCCGCGGGGTGAGTGGCAGCACCCAGGTGACGGTGGCGGAGGCCACCGCGCTGGCCGTCACCCCGACGACGAGCCAGCTCACCACCGGCCACAAGGTGCAGCTGAAGGCCGAGGCCACCCTCACCGGCGGCCACACGCAGGACGTCACCGGCAGCGCCACCTGGGCGAGCAGCAACCTGGACGTGGCCGTCATCTCCCTGGACGCGGCCACCCGGGGTGAAGCCACCGCCGTGGGCGCGGGCTCCTCCACCGTCACCGCCACCTTCAACGGCCTGAGCGCCACCGCCCAGGTGAGTGCCGCGCTGATGCGCGTCACCGCCACCGTGCCCACCTTCCAGCCGCTGGAGGACGGCGTCCTCTCCTTCAACGCCCGCCTCACCTCCACCCTCCCGGCCACCATGCCGCTGCGCTGGAAGCTGACGCTCGGCCGCAAGGGCCTTCCGCCCGCCGCGGACGAGCCCTTCGTGGGCCAGGCCATCCAGTACTTCTCGGGCGCGGCCGGCGAGGACCCGCAGCGGCCCGAGACGTGGAGCAGCTTCGAGACGGACGCGAGCGGCGTGGGCTTCATCGGCCCGGAATCGGGCGTCCCGGTGGGCACCACGCAGCTGCAGAGCGGCGCCGGTCAGACGACGCCACTGCGCCTGAAGTTCCCCTACAAGGGCAGCTACACCCTCACCCTCGAGCTGTACGACCTCACCGACTCCGGCGCCCCCGCGCGCATCGATGAGCCCACCACGCTGGACCTGATCGTGGGCTCGATTCGCGCGCCCGCCGCGTCCGAGCTCCTGCTGTACGTCGCCTCGACGAACAACGACATCGACTCGGAAGCGGTCTGGCCGCAGGCCTTCTCGGTCTACCCGGATGGCACGCAGCTGCACCAGCTCACTCCCGTGACGGCTCCGGTCGTCCTGCCGCGGGACACCCACTCGGAGGTGACGCGCTCGCCGGACCGAAAGACCGTGGCCTGGGTGGACGGGCGGGACATGAGCGGGGGCATCTTCTCCCAGGGCCTCATCTACCTCGCGGACGCGGACGGCTCCAACGTGCGCCGCCTCACCCAGGCAGACGCCAGCCTCTGCGGTGAGCGGGAAGTCGAGTTCTCGCCGGACGGAAAGTGGATTGCATTCGTGCGCTCCTGCTCGAGCGACCCGGCCCCGGGGCGCAGCAGCACGGAGTTCCAGTTCATCATTCGCACCGACGGGACGGACGAGCGGCGCGTCTTCATCCCCGGGCACAACGACATGCCCGCCCCGACCCCCATCTCGAGCTTCGGGTTCGGCGTCTTCTCGCGGGACAGCTCCACCCTCTACACCGTCGAGTTCCCGGCGGCGGGGAACCGGCTCTGGGCCTGGTCGCTGGCCGACGGGAGCTCGCGCCTGGTGGTCGACTTCGCCATCAAGGGCCAGGAGTACGCGTCCATCTCGAAGTTCCCCATGGTGCTGCCCAACGGCGACCTGCTCTACCACTACGTGAACGACGAGATGAGCAGCGACAACTGGCTCGAGCGCATCAAGCCGGACGGGACGGGGCGCGAAATCGTGCGCCCCATCGGGCTCAGCGAGTTGGACGCCCGGTACCTCCAGGGGCGCTTCGCGCTCTCTCCGGACGGCACGCGGGTCGCGTACGCGCAGTGGGATGACGTGGCCACGGGCTACACCATCACGGTGTCCGACCTCGATGGCTCGAACGCCGTCCCGATGGGGAACGCGCCTGCGTACTACGTGGGGCGCATCTCCTGGGTGAAGTAG